A genomic stretch from Vibrio coralliilyticus includes:
- the panP gene encoding pyridoxal-dependent aspartate 1-decarboxylase PanP, with protein MVSEHKTADVSFESLLRIFTVPEGPDSTLTKIEEKLSQNLNQFLREHIVAEEKPLKEIEKDFSNATLPEQPEFVSEHTQHLLDTLVSHSVHTSAPSFIGHMTSALPYFLMPLSKIMIALNQNLVKIETSKAFTPLERQVLGMLHRLIYNQNDEFYAQWMHSANHSLGAFCSGGTIANITALWVARNNALKAQGHFKGVEKEGLFKAMKHYGYEGLAVLVSERGHYSLKKAADVLGIGQEGLVAVKTDANNRICPEALRESISQLKQQNIKPFAVVGVAGTTETGSIDPIADIAEICRNENCHFHIDAAWGGATLMSNNYRHLLNGVELADSITIDAHKQLYIPMGAGMVLFKDPEAMKSIEHHAQYILRKGSKDLGSHTLEGSRSGMAMLVYAAMHIISRPGYELLIDQSIEKAKYFAELIKRQDDFELVSEPELCLLTYRYLPSDIRRALEKANNQQKSELNELLNELTQFIQKRQRETGKSFVSRTRLNPEQWDRLNTIVFRVVLANPLTGRDILGMVLDEQREIAQQAPKLMARIQSAAQKIKEN; from the coding sequence ATGGTATCGGAACACAAAACGGCTGACGTGAGTTTCGAGAGTTTACTCCGAATCTTCACAGTCCCTGAAGGGCCAGACTCAACACTAACTAAAATTGAAGAGAAGCTATCGCAAAATCTAAACCAGTTTTTGCGAGAACATATTGTCGCGGAAGAAAAGCCACTTAAGGAAATTGAGAAAGATTTCTCTAACGCTACGCTTCCAGAACAGCCCGAGTTTGTTTCCGAACATACCCAGCACTTGCTTGATACCTTGGTTTCCCACTCTGTGCACACCTCTGCACCAAGTTTTATTGGTCATATGACCTCGGCACTACCCTATTTCTTGATGCCGCTGTCAAAGATCATGATTGCGCTAAACCAAAATTTAGTAAAAATCGAGACTTCTAAAGCATTTACCCCCTTAGAGCGCCAAGTGCTCGGCATGCTGCACCGCCTTATTTACAATCAAAACGATGAGTTTTACGCCCAATGGATGCACAGTGCGAATCACTCACTAGGTGCGTTCTGCTCTGGTGGTACCATTGCCAACATTACCGCCCTTTGGGTTGCGCGCAACAACGCTTTAAAAGCTCAAGGTCACTTTAAAGGCGTAGAAAAAGAAGGCCTTTTCAAAGCGATGAAACATTACGGCTACGAAGGATTAGCGGTACTTGTATCAGAGCGTGGACATTACTCACTAAAGAAGGCTGCAGATGTACTTGGAATTGGTCAGGAAGGCCTAGTCGCGGTAAAAACCGACGCTAACAATCGTATCTGTCCTGAAGCACTACGAGAAAGCATTTCTCAGCTTAAGCAACAAAACATCAAGCCCTTTGCTGTGGTCGGTGTCGCAGGAACAACGGAAACAGGCTCAATCGATCCCATTGCTGATATTGCAGAAATTTGTCGCAATGAAAACTGCCATTTCCACATTGATGCAGCTTGGGGTGGAGCAACCTTGATGTCGAACAATTATCGTCATCTTCTCAATGGTGTAGAGCTTGCAGACTCAATTACCATTGATGCCCATAAACAACTGTATATTCCAATGGGCGCCGGTATGGTGCTATTCAAAGATCCGGAAGCGATGAAGTCCATCGAGCACCACGCACAATATATCTTGCGGAAAGGTTCTAAAGATCTTGGCAGCCATACACTTGAAGGCTCTCGCTCTGGGATGGCCATGTTAGTCTATGCTGCGATGCATATTATTAGTCGGCCTGGCTATGAGCTCTTGATCGACCAAAGTATTGAGAAAGCCAAGTACTTTGCCGAATTGATCAAACGACAAGACGACTTCGAATTGGTATCGGAACCAGAACTTTGCCTACTCACCTATCGCTATCTTCCTTCCGACATTCGTCGCGCTCTTGAGAAAGCAAACAACCAGCAAAAGTCTGAGCTCAATGAGCTACTGAATGAACTAACTCAATTTATCCAGAAACGACAGCGAGAAACGGGCAAATCGTTTGTTTCGCGTACTCGCTTAAATCCTGAGCAGTGGGATAGGCTAAATACGATAGTTTTTCGAGTTGTGTTAGCTAACCCACTGACAGGAAGAGATATTTTGGGTATGGTGTTGGATGAGCAAAGGGAAATTGCTCAACAAGCGCCAAAACTAATGGCAAGAATCCAATCAGCTGCTCAAAAAATCAAAGAAAACTGA
- a CDS encoding TfoX/Sxy family DNA transformation protein produces the protein MDMTEQQFINYVNKFGSFQKRSMFGGTGLFKQDAMFALISADKVFIRGGEYLDDKLATLGCIKYRHVKKQTTATVNYYDITQLFNNQSEVLDEIVENSIKFSVSQRHYKKSSASRRLRDLPNMQLTLERMVKKAGVGDVDTFLQLGAPEVFSKVKATYGNDVDVKLLWKFAGAIDGVHWKLIQEPRKRQLLASCA, from the coding sequence ATGGATATGACAGAGCAACAATTTATTAATTATGTTAACAAGTTTGGTAGTTTCCAAAAGCGTTCAATGTTTGGTGGAACGGGGCTCTTCAAGCAAGACGCTATGTTCGCATTAATCAGCGCTGATAAGGTGTTTATTCGAGGTGGAGAATATCTAGACGACAAATTGGCTACACTGGGCTGCATTAAGTACCGTCACGTGAAGAAGCAAACAACGGCAACGGTCAATTACTACGACATTACTCAGCTATTTAATAATCAAAGTGAGGTGTTGGATGAGATTGTTGAGAACTCAATTAAGTTTTCAGTATCTCAGCGTCACTATAAGAAATCATCCGCGAGTCGACGTTTACGTGATTTACCCAACATGCAGTTGACTCTTGAACGCATGGTAAAAAAAGCAGGCGTTGGTGATGTTGATACGTTCTTGCAGCTAGGTGCGCCAGAAGTATTTTCCAAGGTCAAAGCGACTTACGGTAATGATGTTGATGTCAAATTACTGTGGAAATTTGCAGGTGCGATTGATGGCGTTCATTGGAAATTAATTCAAGAGCCACGTAAACGCCAGTTATTGGCGAGCTGCGCATAG
- a CDS encoding MurR/RpiR family transcriptional regulator, with amino-acid sequence MNTLEKIQKNLENFSKSERKVAEVIMASPQTAIHSSIATLAKMADVSEPTVNRFCRRLDTKGFPDFKLHLAQSLANGTPYVNRNVEEDDGPDAYTHKIFESTMACLDVAKNSLDSMQINRAVDLLTQAKRISFFGLGASSAVARDAQNKFIRFNIPITCFEDIVMQRMSCINCTDNDVIVLISHTGRTKSQVEIANLARENGATVIAITAKDSPLDKASSLSISLDVPEDTDVYMPMASRVVQMTVIDVLATGFTLRRGSGFRENLKRVKDALKDSRYDKLSQF; translated from the coding sequence ATGAATACATTAGAAAAAATTCAGAAAAATCTAGAGAATTTTAGCAAGTCTGAACGTAAAGTGGCTGAAGTTATTATGGCTTCTCCTCAGACAGCAATTCACTCTAGTATTGCGACACTGGCCAAAATGGCAGACGTAAGTGAGCCAACTGTTAACCGCTTTTGCCGCCGCTTGGACACCAAAGGCTTCCCCGACTTTAAACTTCATCTAGCGCAAAGCCTCGCAAACGGAACACCTTATGTGAACCGTAACGTAGAGGAAGACGATGGACCGGATGCTTACACCCATAAGATTTTTGAATCTACAATGGCTTGTTTAGATGTTGCGAAGAACAGCCTAGACTCAATGCAAATTAACCGGGCTGTGGATTTGCTTACTCAGGCAAAGCGCATATCATTTTTTGGCCTTGGTGCTTCTTCGGCTGTGGCTCGAGACGCTCAGAATAAGTTTATTCGCTTTAACATCCCAATTACCTGCTTTGAAGACATTGTGATGCAACGTATGAGCTGCATCAATTGTACTGATAACGATGTCATTGTTTTAATTTCCCATACAGGCCGTACTAAGAGTCAGGTAGAAATTGCCAACCTAGCACGCGAAAATGGCGCAACGGTTATCGCTATTACCGCTAAAGATTCTCCGCTGGATAAAGCAAGCTCGCTATCAATCTCATTGGATGTTCCTGAAGACACCGATGTCTACATGCCAATGGCAAGTCGTGTTGTACAAATGACGGTCATCGATGTGCTGGCAACAGGCTTTACGCTGCGCCGTGGTTCCGGTTTCAGAGAGAACTTAAAACGTGTAAAAGATGCACTTAAAGATTCTCGATACGATAAACTGTCACAGTTTTAA
- a CDS encoding GrxA family glutaredoxin: MFVVIFGRPACPYCVRAKEHAETLKAKRDDFNYRYVDIHAEGISKADLEKTVGKPVETVPQIFVDQEHIGGCDDFEAYAKEHLGLFDE, encoded by the coding sequence ATGTTCGTAGTTATCTTTGGTCGCCCAGCATGCCCTTACTGTGTTCGCGCAAAAGAACATGCTGAAACGCTTAAAGCTAAGCGCGACGACTTCAACTACCGTTACGTTGATATTCATGCAGAAGGTATCTCAAAAGCTGACCTAGAAAAAACAGTAGGTAAACCAGTTGAAACGGTTCCACAAATCTTTGTCGATCAAGAGCACATTGGTGGTTGTGATGACTTTGAAGCGTATGCAAAAGAGCATCTAGGTCTTTTTGACGAGTAA
- a CDS encoding response regulator — translation MPKYLILCVDDEREVLDSVIQDLECFEEYFVLEAAESVSEAKSIIEDVEKEDGHLALILCDHIMPEQTGISFLIELSDNPSTKNARKVMLTGQAGLEDTVEAVNHSSLHFYIAKPWRGEELRDVIKNQLTQYMIENSHDLMSWSAVLDTEQILNAVAKNRMSFGE, via the coding sequence ATGCCAAAATACTTAATCTTATGTGTCGATGATGAGCGTGAAGTCTTAGATAGTGTCATTCAAGACTTAGAATGCTTCGAAGAGTATTTCGTTCTCGAAGCAGCCGAGTCAGTATCGGAAGCTAAATCTATTATTGAAGATGTAGAAAAAGAAGACGGACACCTGGCACTGATCCTGTGTGATCACATTATGCCAGAGCAAACTGGGATCAGTTTTTTGATTGAGCTAAGCGATAACCCTTCCACAAAAAACGCGCGGAAAGTCATGCTAACTGGTCAAGCAGGCCTAGAAGACACTGTGGAAGCGGTCAATCATTCGAGCCTGCACTTTTACATTGCTAAGCCTTGGCGCGGCGAAGAGTTACGTGATGTCATTAAAAATCAACTAACCCAATATATGATCGAGAACAGTCACGATTTAATGTCCTGGTCTGCAGTGCTCGATACCGAACAAATTTTAAATGCCGTCGCAAAAAACAGAATGAGTTTTGGTGAATAA
- a CDS encoding HDOD domain-containing protein → MNHLSFYWLPENNELLVKGIESEFSTLVEHAINSGKITLPPISDVVLNIQKLCTQDSTTVLDIADRLLEDPGLAAIVIRVANSVIFNRRNITCTDLVTAVSRLGILRVRDIVTAQAIEQLKHSVNLSRGCNEVLVNSAHNSRELAATMVMVVKGFKEANAPRYSNLETDKALLTGLLADIGLFCIVNEYHMYLEQGNYLDEDIAFQIFNNQCSNASRLVLKHWGFDSDFLEVATNQLHQRQSVDVSYLDIARIANHILMFRRQDEEIDEHTVEFDLTGADILYKLSNLSDIEFNTQINELISASGL, encoded by the coding sequence ATGAACCACCTATCCTTTTATTGGCTTCCGGAAAACAATGAGCTTTTAGTCAAAGGCATCGAGTCTGAATTCTCAACGTTAGTTGAACACGCCATTAACTCGGGCAAAATTACACTGCCGCCGATTTCCGATGTTGTTTTAAACATTCAAAAATTATGTACCCAAGATTCAACCACAGTGTTGGATATTGCAGACCGCCTGCTTGAAGATCCTGGCCTTGCCGCTATTGTCATTCGCGTGGCTAATTCTGTCATATTTAATCGCCGTAACATAACCTGCACCGATTTAGTCACTGCGGTATCTCGCTTGGGTATTCTACGCGTACGCGATATCGTAACAGCGCAGGCTATAGAGCAGTTGAAACACTCCGTTAATTTGAGTCGCGGCTGTAATGAAGTATTAGTGAATAGCGCTCATAACTCACGCGAGTTAGCAGCCACCATGGTGATGGTTGTGAAAGGTTTTAAAGAAGCTAACGCTCCTAGGTATAGTAACCTCGAAACAGATAAAGCCCTCCTCACTGGTTTACTCGCTGATATCGGCTTATTTTGTATCGTAAATGAATACCACATGTATCTTGAACAAGGTAATTATCTTGATGAAGATATCGCTTTTCAGATTTTCAATAACCAGTGTTCCAATGCGAGCCGACTGGTGTTAAAGCATTGGGGTTTTGACAGTGATTTCTTGGAAGTCGCAACCAATCAACTGCATCAAAGACAAAGTGTTGATGTGAGTTACCTAGATATAGCCCGTATTGCCAATCATATTCTGATGTTCCGTCGACAAGATGAAGAAATCGACGAGCACACGGTTGAATTTGACCTAACTGGTGCAGATATACTGTACAAGCTCAGTAATTTAAGTGATATTGAGTTCAATACACAGATCAATGAGTTAATCAGCGCTAGTGGACTTTAG
- a CDS encoding ATP-binding protein has protein sequence MNQYALLCLDNNPISVEQLRRELSQFAARFDIHTADTLDDAHAALSFCQENQQSVALVLASHHENFNGADFLIQLDKSAHTQSARKILISCGQDIQAILSAVNEGRLDHCLTKPLQDNLVYKTVKKELTTFVLENDKDNLLSYSQILDQQRLLRSHIELKMRSYREGFITDHHKLSDQELAEQVISALHDFFSDTDDTRACRTYSSQHLLTKEGEENRFLWFITEGEVALYKKDDQGVQREVVRHTKGNIVGGMSFVTGEPSFSTALTLKKTEVIKLDRDVFAKVMHSNTALLPLFTNLLLRHFNRRLQRSINTKLELQKTLESLESAHQQLIEREKMAMLGQLVAGVAHELNNPIAAILRGTETITTNIGKLVSDNRDEPLAVLGADILSNSLVSKPRSTSEERLLAKKIESQMGDRRIAKKLVKLGLEENQTWLNNAEQASTTIFDELDTLERYHLVGSTLRSINVCAQRIADMVKSLKGYARPDDETFRLADIHEGIEDTLVIFENKLKMHTVEKEYCDLPPIQCMPIALQQVWTNLVSNAIDALPKQGKLSIRSEIHHAQNQKWVVISFEDNGSGIPQYLQRQIFALNFTTKKEGNFGLGIGLSVCQQIVNQHGGKIEVQSEAGSFTRMSVWLPFKTHKS, from the coding sequence GTGAATCAGTATGCCTTACTTTGTTTAGACAACAATCCCATTAGTGTAGAGCAACTGCGACGAGAGCTGAGTCAATTCGCTGCAAGGTTCGATATCCACACTGCAGATACGCTCGACGACGCTCATGCCGCACTCTCCTTTTGTCAGGAAAACCAACAATCCGTCGCCCTCGTCCTTGCCAGTCATCATGAAAACTTTAATGGGGCTGATTTTTTAATCCAACTCGACAAAAGCGCTCACACTCAAAGTGCGCGTAAAATTTTAATCAGCTGCGGACAAGATATCCAAGCCATCTTGTCTGCTGTCAACGAAGGGCGACTAGACCACTGCCTAACCAAGCCTCTCCAAGATAACCTCGTATACAAAACGGTTAAGAAAGAGTTGACCACCTTCGTACTAGAAAACGATAAGGATAACCTTCTCTCTTATAGTCAGATACTTGATCAGCAGCGGTTGCTTCGCTCACATATTGAGTTGAAGATGCGCAGCTACCGAGAAGGGTTCATCACCGACCATCACAAACTCTCAGATCAAGAACTGGCAGAACAGGTCATCTCCGCTCTTCATGATTTTTTCTCAGATACCGACGACACACGTGCATGCCGTACTTACTCCTCACAACACTTACTGACGAAAGAAGGTGAAGAGAATCGATTTCTTTGGTTTATTACCGAAGGGGAAGTCGCTCTCTATAAAAAAGATGACCAAGGAGTACAAAGAGAAGTCGTCCGCCACACAAAAGGGAACATTGTTGGAGGAATGTCGTTTGTTACTGGCGAGCCCTCTTTCTCTACGGCACTCACATTAAAAAAGACCGAGGTCATAAAGCTGGATAGAGACGTGTTCGCCAAAGTCATGCACTCAAACACAGCATTGCTCCCCCTCTTTACCAACCTTCTCTTACGGCATTTTAATCGTCGATTGCAGCGTAGCATCAATACCAAACTTGAACTGCAAAAGACTCTAGAATCCTTAGAGTCAGCACACCAACAATTGATAGAACGAGAAAAGATGGCCATGCTCGGCCAGTTAGTCGCGGGAGTTGCCCACGAACTCAACAACCCTATCGCTGCTATTTTGCGTGGTACAGAGACCATTACAACCAACATTGGTAAACTGGTGAGTGATAATAGGGATGAGCCATTGGCGGTACTAGGGGCTGATATTTTATCTAATTCGCTTGTGTCCAAACCAAGATCTACCTCTGAAGAGCGTCTGTTAGCGAAAAAGATTGAGTCTCAAATGGGTGATCGACGTATTGCAAAAAAATTAGTAAAGCTTGGACTAGAGGAAAACCAAACCTGGCTGAACAATGCTGAGCAAGCCAGTACTACAATATTTGATGAGCTAGATACACTAGAACGTTATCATTTGGTTGGTTCAACTTTAAGATCAATCAATGTTTGTGCTCAGCGTATTGCCGATATGGTTAAGAGTCTGAAAGGCTATGCTCGTCCTGACGATGAGACCTTTCGCCTAGCCGATATCCATGAGGGCATCGAGGATACTTTAGTTATCTTTGAAAACAAACTCAAGATGCATACTGTTGAGAAAGAATATTGCGACTTACCCCCAATACAATGTATGCCCATTGCTCTTCAGCAAGTTTGGACCAACCTAGTTTCGAATGCCATTGATGCTTTACCTAAACAAGGGAAGCTTTCTATCCGCTCTGAAATTCATCACGCGCAAAATCAGAAATGGGTGGTGATATCTTTTGAAGATAATGGTTCAGGAATACCTCAATATTTACAGCGTCAAATTTTTGCCCTTAATTTTACGACCAAGAAAGAAGGGAATTTCGGGTTAGGTATTGGGCTATCGGTCTGCCAACAAATTGTGAATCAGCATGGCGGTAAGATTGAAGTGCAATCCGAAGCGGGAAGCTTTACCCGTATGTCCGTTTGGTTACCTTTCAAAACGCACAAGTCATAG
- a CDS encoding iron-containing alcohol dehydrogenase encodes MFQFMTSTRIIFGEGSLQSSLSILNQYGYSVLLVSGQSLDRAKVVVDYLESQSMRYQHVSVSGEPNITMAEETALIGRKFKPNMVVAIGGGSVLDMGKALAAIIPNQGDVYDYVEVVGRSVPLKAKPIPFIAIPTTASTGSEVTRNAVLRSGQDQVKVSLRSPDMLADVAIVDPTLTYGTDFYTSGRGAMDAFTHLMEAYVCGDPNPLTDMICEEGLRRLSTSILSGCLDDNPKARSDLSFAAMLGGMASNNAKLGAAHGLASALGGKLEAPHSVISARLAPYVMLENIKAAKIVGRHDVLKRYKNIARILTRRTNARREDAILWVNMMLDKLYLPKLDQFGICSTSFDLVAADALKSVAIKGNPLPLTQERLVYILRQVCNCHGENGRQKNMAELQATARVLGGELKSREVKTQNS; translated from the coding sequence ATGTTCCAATTCATGACTTCCACCCGAATTATTTTTGGTGAAGGTTCGCTGCAGTCATCGCTTTCTATTCTCAACCAATACGGTTATAGCGTGTTACTTGTTTCGGGTCAGAGCCTAGATAGGGCAAAAGTTGTAGTCGATTATCTAGAATCTCAATCAATGCGTTATCAACATGTGTCGGTGTCTGGTGAGCCAAATATTACAATGGCGGAAGAAACAGCGTTAATTGGGAGAAAGTTTAAACCTAATATGGTCGTTGCGATTGGTGGGGGCAGTGTTCTGGATATGGGCAAAGCGTTGGCAGCGATCATTCCCAATCAGGGAGATGTGTATGATTATGTTGAAGTGGTTGGGCGTAGTGTTCCCTTAAAAGCCAAGCCTATTCCTTTCATTGCCATTCCTACAACGGCAAGTACGGGTTCTGAAGTCACACGTAATGCAGTTTTACGCTCTGGACAAGATCAAGTCAAAGTCAGCCTACGTAGCCCTGATATGTTAGCGGATGTAGCCATCGTTGACCCAACGTTGACCTATGGTACAGACTTTTATACATCGGGCAGAGGAGCGATGGACGCTTTCACACATTTGATGGAAGCTTATGTTTGCGGAGATCCGAACCCATTGACCGATATGATTTGTGAAGAAGGGCTTCGGCGATTGAGTACTTCAATTCTCTCTGGATGCCTTGACGATAACCCAAAAGCACGTTCTGACCTATCCTTCGCCGCTATGTTGGGAGGGATGGCGAGCAATAATGCTAAGCTGGGTGCTGCTCATGGTTTGGCGTCTGCTTTAGGCGGTAAGTTAGAAGCTCCGCACAGTGTAATTAGTGCTCGTTTAGCACCATATGTGATGTTGGAAAACATTAAAGCGGCTAAAATAGTGGGTCGGCATGACGTCCTTAAGCGTTATAAAAATATTGCAAGGATTTTGACAAGACGAACAAATGCTAGACGAGAGGATGCAATACTTTGGGTAAACATGATGCTAGATAAATTATATCTCCCAAAGCTGGATCAATTCGGTATCTGTAGCACTTCGTTTGATTTGGTTGCTGCTGACGCACTCAAATCTGTCGCTATTAAAGGTAATCCTCTTCCACTCACCCAAGAGCGGTTAGTTTATATTCTTAGACAGGTATGCAATTGCCATGGCGAAAATGGTAGGCAAAAAAATATGGCTGAGTTACAAGCAACTGCTCGTGTCTTAGGTGGTGAGCTTAAAAGTAGAGAAGTTAAGACACAGAACTCTTAG
- a CDS encoding lysine exporter LysO family protein — MFSGMIFIFAPLVVGYLISISTSSILDKINATTANLIYVILALMGLSLAALDNLGQNLQLILKYVAVFFTCLSLSNLAALPILDKLLPIETDAKQTKIPLSSMAMESVKLIAVVGGGLFAGLMLPIDLSWVDTASEWILFVLLFFIGIQLRNSGLTLRQILLNKHGMIIALVIIATSMIGGIVAAVLLDIDIYRGLAMASGFGWYSLAGILMGDAFGPVYGGASFMIELLRELIALVLIPLAIRSRPCTAIGYAGATAMDFTLPVIQTTGGVRCVPIAIVSGFILSLLVPVLMLFFVSLAG, encoded by the coding sequence ATGTTCTCAGGGATGATATTCATCTTTGCCCCACTTGTTGTGGGGTATTTAATATCGATTTCCACGTCGTCCATTCTTGATAAAATCAACGCAACCACTGCAAACCTGATTTATGTCATCTTAGCACTAATGGGCTTAAGTCTTGCTGCGCTGGACAACCTCGGGCAAAATCTACAGCTCATCCTCAAATACGTTGCCGTATTCTTTACTTGTCTTAGCCTGAGTAATTTGGCTGCTCTGCCCATCCTCGATAAGCTTTTGCCTATAGAAACCGATGCCAAACAAACTAAGATCCCTCTCTCAAGCATGGCCATGGAGTCCGTCAAACTCATTGCTGTTGTCGGAGGTGGTTTGTTCGCAGGATTAATGTTGCCGATCGATTTGAGTTGGGTAGACACAGCTAGCGAATGGATTCTGTTTGTCTTACTATTTTTCATCGGCATCCAACTGCGCAATAGTGGCCTGACGCTTCGCCAAATATTACTCAACAAACACGGTATGATCATCGCCTTAGTGATCATCGCAACCTCTATGATTGGGGGTATTGTGGCAGCCGTCCTATTAGATATTGATATTTACCGTGGCTTGGCAATGGCCTCTGGCTTTGGCTGGTATTCTCTAGCGGGTATTTTGATGGGTGACGCTTTTGGCCCCGTTTATGGAGGTGCATCATTTATGATTGAACTCCTTCGAGAACTGATTGCCTTAGTATTGATTCCCCTCGCGATACGCTCTCGGCCTTGCACAGCAATTGGCTATGCAGGTGCAACGGCGATGGACTTCACATTGCCTGTCATCCAAACTACAGGAGGTGTCCGATGTGTACCCATTGCGATAGTGAGTGGATTTATATTAAGCCTTTTAGTGCCCGTATTGATGCTTTTCTTTGTCTCTCTTGCAGGCTAG